One Catharus ustulatus isolate bCatUst1 chromosome 2, bCatUst1.pri.v2, whole genome shotgun sequence genomic window carries:
- the LOC116992500 gene encoding SAM domain-containing protein SAMSN-1-like isoform X2: MLRRKPSNVSDKEKSQKPKRTSSFGSFDRFRHHSISKTDDSAEQISELETISDIGEAVQIKAANNGGSLSKKMRAISLTMKKKMGKKYIKALSEEMNEEGKDDNDPGGGTHTEKVSLKTSDSLESLYSLNSGQSSSSGVTSCSDGTSNRDSLRLEDDVPYNGPFCGRAKVHTDFTPSPYDTDSLKIKKGDIIDIICKTPMGIWTGMLNNKVGNFKFIYVDIILEEEAAPRKTNPHRGSKRTKPKTLQELLESVHLQEYASSLLLNGYETLEDLKDLQESHLIELNISNPEDRARLLSVIENLHDCDTEELQKSEGGEETQNLSPQQSFDKSQLNDCPRDSGCYISSENSDNGKEEADSEALSDMVQSITISESN, translated from the exons CGCACAAGCAGCTTTGGAAGCTTTGACCGTTTCAGGCATCACTCCATATCGAAGACAGATGATTCAGCTGAG CAGATATCTGAGCTGGAGACTATAAGTGACATTGGGGAAGCAGTACAAATCAAAGCAGCAAATAATGGAGGAAGTCTGAGTAAGAAGATGAGAGCCATTTCACTTACCATGAAGAAAAAGATGGGTAAAAAATACATCAAGGCACTCTCCGAGGAGATG AATGAAGAGGGAAAAGATGACAATGATCCTGGTGGTGGAACACACACTGAGAAGGTCTCCCTAAAAACCAGTGACTCTTTGGAAAGTCTCTATAGTCTGAACAGTGGCCAGAGCTCATCCA GTGGGGTGACCAGCTGCTCTGATGGCACGAGCAACAGGGATAGCCTGAGGCTGGAGGATGATGTGCCCTACAACGGCCCCTTCTGTGGCAGAGCCAAAGTCCACACCGACTTCACCCCCAGCCCCTACGACACCGACTCGCTGAAAATCAAG AAAGGAGACATCATAGATATCATCTGCAAAACTCCCATGGGCATATGGACAGGCATGCTGAACAACAAAGTGGGAAATTTCAAGTTCATTTATGTGGATATTATCTTGGAAGAAGAAGCTGCACCCAGAAAGACAAACCCACACAGAGGAAGCAAAAGGACCAAGCCTAAAACATTGCAAGAGCTCCTGGAAAGTGTCCACCTGCAG GAATATGCCTCAAGCCTCCTGCTGAATGGCTATGAAACCCTGGAGGACTTAAAGGATCTACAGGAAAGCCACCTCATTGAATTAAATATTTCGAACCCAGAAGACAGGGCAAGATTGTTATCAGTAATTGAAAATCTACACGACTGTGACA ctgaagaactgcagaaaagtgagggtggtgaggagACGCAGAACTTGAGCCCCCAGCAGAGTTTTGACAAATCACAGTTAAATGACTGTCCAAGAGATTCTGGCTGTTACATCTCATCAGAAAATTCAGATAATGGTAAAGAAGAAGCAGACTCAGAAGCCCTGTCTGACATGGTGCAGTCAATAACAATCAGTGAGTCAAACTGA
- the LOC116992500 gene encoding SAM domain-containing protein SAMSN-1-like isoform X3, giving the protein MLRRKPSNVSDKEKSQKPKRTSSFGSFDRFRHHSISKTDDSAEISELETISDIGEAVQIKAANNGGSLSKKMRAISLTMKKKMGKKYIKALSEEMNEEGKDDNDPGGGTHTEKVSLKTSDSLESLYSLNSGQSSSSGVTSCSDGTSNRDSLRLEDDVPYNGPFCGRAKVHTDFTPSPYDTDSLKIKKGDIIDIICKTPMGIWTGMLNNKVGNFKFIYVDIILEEEAAPRKTNPHRGSKRTKPKTLQELLESVHLQEYASSLLLNGYETLEDLKDLQESHLIELNISNPEDRARLLSVIENLHDCDTEELQKSEGGEETQNLSPQQSFDKSQLNDCPRDSGCYISSENSDNGKEEADSEALSDMVQSITISESN; this is encoded by the exons CGCACAAGCAGCTTTGGAAGCTTTGACCGTTTCAGGCATCACTCCATATCGAAGACAGATGATTCAGCTGAG ATATCTGAGCTGGAGACTATAAGTGACATTGGGGAAGCAGTACAAATCAAAGCAGCAAATAATGGAGGAAGTCTGAGTAAGAAGATGAGAGCCATTTCACTTACCATGAAGAAAAAGATGGGTAAAAAATACATCAAGGCACTCTCCGAGGAGATG AATGAAGAGGGAAAAGATGACAATGATCCTGGTGGTGGAACACACACTGAGAAGGTCTCCCTAAAAACCAGTGACTCTTTGGAAAGTCTCTATAGTCTGAACAGTGGCCAGAGCTCATCCA GTGGGGTGACCAGCTGCTCTGATGGCACGAGCAACAGGGATAGCCTGAGGCTGGAGGATGATGTGCCCTACAACGGCCCCTTCTGTGGCAGAGCCAAAGTCCACACCGACTTCACCCCCAGCCCCTACGACACCGACTCGCTGAAAATCAAG AAAGGAGACATCATAGATATCATCTGCAAAACTCCCATGGGCATATGGACAGGCATGCTGAACAACAAAGTGGGAAATTTCAAGTTCATTTATGTGGATATTATCTTGGAAGAAGAAGCTGCACCCAGAAAGACAAACCCACACAGAGGAAGCAAAAGGACCAAGCCTAAAACATTGCAAGAGCTCCTGGAAAGTGTCCACCTGCAG GAATATGCCTCAAGCCTCCTGCTGAATGGCTATGAAACCCTGGAGGACTTAAAGGATCTACAGGAAAGCCACCTCATTGAATTAAATATTTCGAACCCAGAAGACAGGGCAAGATTGTTATCAGTAATTGAAAATCTACACGACTGTGACA ctgaagaactgcagaaaagtgagggtggtgaggagACGCAGAACTTGAGCCCCCAGCAGAGTTTTGACAAATCACAGTTAAATGACTGTCCAAGAGATTCTGGCTGTTACATCTCATCAGAAAATTCAGATAATGGTAAAGAAGAAGCAGACTCAGAAGCCCTGTCTGACATGGTGCAGTCAATAACAATCAGTGAGTCAAACTGA